The following are encoded together in the Panthera leo isolate Ple1 chromosome B4, P.leo_Ple1_pat1.1, whole genome shotgun sequence genome:
- the LOC122223621 gene encoding olfactory receptor 6C3-like, with protein sequence MKNHTVPKEFILLGLSDDPELQTVIFLFLIITYLLSVTGNLTIITLTLVDSHLQTPMYFFLRNFSVLEISFTTVCIPRFLGTIITRNKTISYNNCTAQLFFVIFMGITEFYLLTAMSYDRYVAICKPLHYTTIMNKRVCILLVFCAWLAGFLNIFPPVILFLQLDYCGSNVIDHFACDYFPLLQLSCSDTWLLEVIGFYSAIVILLFTLALIILSYMFIIRTILKLPSASQRKKAFSTCSSHMIVISISYGSCIFMYANPSAKQKASLTKGVAILNTSVAPMMNPFVYTLRNQQVKQAFKDTVQKVMFFSSN encoded by the coding sequence ATGAAAAACCACACAGTACCCAAAGAATTCATTCTTCTAGGGCTATCCGATGACCCAGAGCTCCAgactgtgatttttctctttttaattatcaCATATCTATTAAGTGTCACTGGAAATTTGACCATCATCACTCTCACCTTGGTGGATTCCCATCTACAGACCCCTATGTATTTCTTCCTCAGGAACTTCTCTGTATTAGAAATATCCTTTACAACTGTCTGTATTCCTAGATTTCTGGGCACAATTATcaccagaaacaaaacaatttcatACAATAATTGCACTGCTCAGTTGTTTTTCGTCATCTTCATGGGTATAACTGAGTTTTATCTTCTAACTGCCATGTCCTATGATCGCTATGTAGCCATCTGTAAACCCCTACATTATACAACCATCATGAACAAGAGAGTCTGCATTTTACTTGTCTTTTGTGCTTGGCTGGCAGGATTCTTAAATATCTTCCCACCAgttattctttttctccagttAGATTACTGTGGCTCCAATGTCATCGATCACTTTGCTTGTGACTATTTTCCCCTCTTGCAGTTATCTTGCTCAGACACATGGCTCCTAGAAGTCATTGGCTTTTACTCTGCAATAGTCATACTGCTTTTCACTTTGGCATTAATAATTCTATCCTACATGTTCATCATTAGAACAATTCTGAAACTGCCTTCCGCCAGTCAgagaaaaaaggcattttctaCGTGTTCCTCTCACATGATTGTCATTTCCATCTCTTATGGAAGCTGCATATTCATGTATGCCAACCCTTCCGCAAAACAGAAGGCATCATTGACCAAAGGAGTAGCTATTCTGAATACCTCTGTGGCTCCTATGATGAATCCATTTGTATATACCCTGAGGAACCAGCAAGTAAAGCAAGCCTTTAAGGATACTGTCCAAAAGGTTATGTTTTTCTCCAGTAATTGA